One window of Catharus ustulatus isolate bCatUst1 chromosome 3, bCatUst1.pri.v2, whole genome shotgun sequence genomic DNA carries:
- the NFKBIE gene encoding NF-kappa-B inhibitor epsilon gives MSRAAGGECRKEAAGWEGEDGQCDSGIESLRSLPGGRETPAAPEGPPALSAPEETLAEAAAAEERLDSSYGSGALPEALPGLPGAPGGRPEEPAARPEGLSRQQLEALTYLSEDGDTLVHLAIIHCVPAVALCCIAQLPREVLEIQNDLFQTPLHLAVYLEQPSVIQALIRKGVNPGLQDRNGNTPLHLACEQQHLQCAQQLLEGPDTTDGTTQPHGHHQDLQLQNWQGLACLHISTLKGNIPMMSLLLESGANIDVREGTSGKTPLHLAVECHNRRAVQFLLRNGAYVDAQMYNGCTPLHLAVGRKDAAIAAILSHSGADTLLRNMENETAQDLADGNDDLLALLPFDDLKISGKPVVCSE, from the exons ATGTcgcgggcggcgggcggcgaGTGCCGCAAGGAAGCGGCGGGCTGGGAGGGCGAGGACGGGCAGTGCGACTCGGGCATCGAGTCGCTGCGCTCGCTGCCGGGCGGCAGGGAGACCCCCGCCGCTCCCGAGGGCCCGCCCGCCCTCTCCGCCCCCGAGGAGACCCTCGCCGAGGCCGCCGCCGCCGAGGAGCGGCTGGATTCCAGCTACGGCTCCGGCGCCCTGCCCGAGGCTCTGCCCGGGCTGCCGGGGGCTCCGGGGGGCCGCCCCGAGGAGCCCGCGGCCCGGCCCGAGGGGCTCAGCCGGCAGCAGCTGGAGGCCCTGACCTACCTTTCGGAGGACGGAGACAC GTTGGTTCATCTGGCCATTATCCATTGTGTGCCAGCTGTAGCACTCTGCTGCATTGCTCAGCtacccagggaggtgctggagatCCAAAATGATCTTTTCCAG ACCCCGCTCCACCTCGCTGTGTACCTGGAGCAGCCCAGCGTGATCCAGGCACTGATCCGCAAGGGAGTGaaccctgggctgcaggaccGCAATGGCAACACCCCGCTGCACTTggcctgtgagcagcagcacctgcagtgtGCCCAGCAGCTACTGGAGGGCCCAGACACAACAGATGGCACAACTCAGCCCCATGGGCACCACCAggacctgcagctccagaacTGGCAAG GCTTGGCCTGTCTGCACATCAGTACCTTGAAAGGGAACATCCCAATgatgtctctgctgctggagagcgGTGCCAACATTGATGTTCGG GAGGGCACGAGCGGGAAGACCCCATTGCACCTGGCTGTGGAGTGCCACAACCGTAGGGCTGTCCAGTTCCTGCTGCGCAATGGGGCGTACGTGGATGCCCAGATGTACAACGGGTGCACTCCGCTCCACCTGGCCGTGGGCCGCAAGGATGCTGCCATTGCCGCCATCCTCTCACACTCTGGGGCTGACACCCTGCTGAGAAACATGGAGAACGAGACAGCTCAGGACCTGGCTGATGGCAATGATGAT CTCCTTGCCTTGCTGCCCTTCGATGACCTGAAGATCTCAGGGAAGCCTGTTGTGTGCTCTGAATGA
- the SLC35B2 gene encoding adenosine 3'-phospho 5'-phosphosulfate transporter 1 — protein sequence MLLAMRVLWYRASSSSSTSREGTTWRQASYLTWGVLQERVMTRTYGATETDPGEKFKDSQFLVFMNRILAFTVAGLYCALTKQPRHGAPMYKYSFASLSNILSSWCQYEALKYISFPTQVLAKASKVIPVMMMGKLVSRKSYEYWEYLTAALISVGVSMFLLSSGPNRTVSTVTTFSGIVLLAGYIIFDSFTSNWQDALFTYKMSPVQMMFGVNVFSCLFTVGSLLEQGALLESLRFMARHSEFTAHAVLLSVCSACGQLFIFYTINQFGAAVFTIIMTLRQAFAILLSCLIYGHTVTVVGGLGIAVVFMALFLRVYARSRMKKRSKKLPPGESPVQKV from the exons ATGCTGCTGGCTATGCGAGTATTGTGGTACCGGGCTTCCTCCTCATCCAGTACTTCAAGAGAAGGAACTACTTGGAGACAG GCTTCCTACCTCACATGGGGTGTCCTCCAGGAGCGTGTGATGACGAGAACGTATGGTGCCACTGAAACAGACCCTGGTGAGAAGTTCAAGGACTCCCAGTTCCTCGTGTTCATGAACCGCATCCTGGCCTTCACAGTGGCTGGTCTGTACTGCGCCCTGACCAAGCAGCCACGCCATGGGGCTCCTATGTACAAGTACTCCTTTGCCTCCCTCTCCAACATCCTCAGCAGCTGGTGTCAGTATGAGGCACTCAAATACATCAGTTTCCCCACCCAAGTGCTGGCCAAGGCCTCCAAAGTGATCCCAGTGATGATGATGGGGAAACTGGTGTCACGCAAGAGTTACGAGTACTGGGAGTACCTGACTGCTGCCCTCATCTCCGTGGGGGTCAGCATGTTCCTGCTCTCCAGCGGTCCTAACCGGACGGTGTCCACTGTCACCACTTTCTCTGGCATAGTGCTTCTGGCTGGCTACATAATCTTTGACAGCTTCACCTCCAACTGGCAGGACGCTCTCTTCACCTACAAGATGTCTCCTGTGCAGATGATGTTTGGCGTCAACGTCTTCTCCTGCCTTTTCACCGTGGGCTCGCTCTTGGAGCAGGGTGCCTTGCTGGAGTCGCTGCGCTTCATGGCTCGCCACTCGGAGTTCACGGCCCACGCCGTGCTGCTCTCCGTGTGCTCTGCCTGCGGCCAGCTCTTCATCTTCTACACCATCAACCAGTTCGGGGCAGCTGTCTTCACCATCATCATGACACTCCGACAGGCCTTTGCCATCCTCCTCTCTTGCCTCATCTATGGGCACACGGTCACTGTTGTGGGTGGGCTGGGCATAGCCGTTGTCTTCATGGCCCTCTTTCTCCGTGTCTACGCCCGCAGCCGCATGAAGAAGCGCAGTAAGAAGCTCCCGCCGGGGGAGAGCCCTGTACAAAAGGTCTAA